A part of Limihaloglobus sulfuriphilus genomic DNA contains:
- a CDS encoding LacI family DNA-binding transcriptional regulator, which yields MAKNGKRVRQIDVANALGVHQTLVSAVLSGNFNNSTVRVSRDKVDEILNAAKKMGYKPNRAAYELRGGKSSVIGILMPAPSLSFISERQMRLIVLEQIANQRGYRMMIGHIQNPDIAENYVDDFISRSVEGVLCLQHELQGDKNSIVKSLSRIENVVYLGLPAGVEDAHCVTMDHCDGIIQAVHYLASKGRKRIALALAGKKFRPMIERMEGYKLGLANERMAFDPELIWVGPEKVVPQPEYMRSIYKKLVSEKKADAVIASNDDWAIMLMKHLHSRSIRVPEDVAVIGYDNLRVSAMTTPSLTTIDGREEAVGSKMINMLLDLIDKGSVDQKVVTVKPKLIPRESA from the coding sequence ATGGCTAAGAACGGTAAACGTGTAAGACAGATAGACGTCGCGAACGCTTTAGGCGTGCATCAAACCCTTGTTTCGGCAGTTTTAAGCGGCAATTTCAACAACAGCACCGTGCGGGTAAGCAGGGATAAGGTTGATGAGATTCTCAACGCGGCGAAAAAAATGGGTTACAAACCGAACAGGGCGGCTTACGAGCTTCGCGGCGGAAAGAGCTCTGTTATAGGTATTCTCATGCCTGCGCCTTCTTTGTCATTTATTTCAGAGAGGCAGATGCGTTTGATTGTTCTGGAGCAGATAGCCAACCAAAGAGGCTATCGGATGATGATCGGTCATATTCAGAACCCTGATATTGCTGAAAATTATGTCGATGACTTCATCTCACGCAGTGTTGAGGGCGTATTGTGCCTTCAGCATGAGCTCCAGGGCGACAAAAACTCTATTGTAAAGAGTTTGTCCAGAATAGAAAACGTAGTTTATCTGGGCCTGCCGGCCGGAGTTGAAGATGCCCATTGCGTGACCATGGACCATTGCGACGGTATCATACAGGCGGTTCATTACCTGGCATCAAAAGGAAGAAAAAGAATAGCTCTTGCACTGGCAGGTAAAAAGTTCAGGCCCATGATTGAACGTATGGAAGGTTACAAACTTGGGCTGGCAAATGAACGGATGGCATTCGATCCGGAGCTTATCTGGGTCGGCCCTGAAAAAGTTGTACCACAGCCCGAGTACATGCGGAGCATCTATAAAAAGCTCGTATCAGAAAAGAAAGCCGATGCTGTAATAGCTTCAAATGATGACTGGGCGATTATGCTAATGAAGCATCTGCATTCCAGGTCTATCAGGGTACCCGAAGATGTCGCCGTCATAGGATACGATAATCTCAGGGTATCAGCGATGACAACCCCCTCACTTACTACTATCGACGGCCGCGAAGAGGCAGTAGGCAGCAAAATGATCAATATGCTTCTCGATCTTATCGACAAGGGCAGCGTTGATCAGAAAGTTGTAACGGTAAAACCGAAACTTATTCCAAGAGAATCCGCATAG
- a CDS encoding type II secretion system protein produces the protein MYSSNKNSSKAFTLIELLVVISIIALLMAIMMPALNKARNQARSVVCSAKLRDMNIGYLTYIAEYGDRFPPYELSIGKYWTGLLMPYHGMNPEEANELRTCPSATKTRDYPYTGNYQHKWHGSRGSWLNTEEAEYTGSYGWNAWLNKEGMMYINYVDRFDKPYRSLGYVEHPDKTPTFGDCVWTHALPQTSDPKPDNLTGDLLPGRFNNTATFAMDRHDMAVNIAMVDGSVMHVNIEDIWQLYWHRGFTPRELELPKR, from the coding sequence ATGTACAGTTCAAATAAAAACAGTTCTAAAGCATTTACGCTGATAGAGCTTCTTGTTGTTATCTCAATTATCGCTTTGCTGATGGCTATAATGATGCCTGCGCTGAATAAAGCCCGGAATCAGGCCCGCTCAGTTGTCTGTTCAGCGAAACTTAGAGATATGAATATAGGCTATCTGACTTATATCGCAGAATATGGAGACCGCTTCCCGCCGTACGAGCTCTCCATCGGAAAATACTGGACGGGGCTGCTCATGCCCTATCACGGTATGAATCCAGAAGAAGCTAACGAGCTTCGCACCTGTCCTTCGGCAACAAAGACAAGAGACTATCCCTATACCGGAAATTATCAACATAAATGGCACGGCAGCAGAGGTTCATGGCTCAATACCGAAGAAGCAGAGTACACCGGCAGTTACGGCTGGAATGCATGGCTCAACAAAGAAGGCATGATGTACATAAATTATGTTGACAGGTTTGATAAACCTTACAGGTCTCTGGGCTATGTAGAACATCCGGACAAAACACCGACTTTCGGCGATTGTGTGTGGACTCACGCTCTGCCCCAGACAAGTGATCCTAAACCGGACAACCTAACGGGTGATCTGCTTCCGGGCAGGTTCAACAATACCGCCACCTTTGCGATGGACCGTCATGATATGGCTGTAAATATAGCAATGGTTGACGGTTCTGTAATGCATGTTAATATTGAGGATATCTGGCAGCTGTACTGGCACAGAGGGTTTACCCCCCGGGAATTAGAGCTGCCCAAAAGATAG
- a CDS encoding sodium:solute symporter family protein: protein MNLSFYDWLIVSAALLFIVFVARYTTRYVQSVSDFLAASRSAGKYLLCISQGAASVGAITVVGMFEMYYQAGFTGSWWTMITSPLLLLITVSGWVTYRFRETRAYTVAELFERRYSRGVRIFAGMLGWFSGILNFGIFPAVGARFLIHFCGLPTEIPYLPIDTFPLIMLILLSVGLLFVFTGGQVTIMVTDFVQGLFTNIVLIIMAGFFFYRFNWDIVFDTLKDAPVDSSMINPFKTEKIKDFNPSFFIITAVSLFYVRNAWQGAQGYAASAKNAHEAKLGSMLGEWRGLILTLLLMILPVGAYVVMHNTAFSSIAEPARAALSNISDDTIRRQLTVPVVLSKLFPRGIMGLFVSVMLMACISTYSTYLHSWGSIFIQDIIMPFRREPFSKKQHMILLKFSVLFVAVFVFLFSLLFSQKEYILMFLSITASIFVGGAGSLMIGGLYWKRGTSAGAYSALVIGLVISIGSMVLRQMWVPQIYPWLDSSAPALLANLKFVIEGVAARIPGANWVVGPDEFPINSQWIFFFTILSAIAGYVLVSLIDGIVFKRPAYNLEKLLHRGDYAVKDDHARGVTKPAVGIRALLPSSEFSFSDKLIYYFKLSWCAVWFTVFIAGVIINLSTDVAIESWMTFWKIHVTVIVTVGIGTTIWFCVGGIKDLGHLFSTLKELKRDESDTGFVSRSAKQ from the coding sequence ATGAATCTCAGTTTTTACGACTGGCTTATAGTCTCAGCAGCACTGCTGTTTATAGTTTTTGTAGCTCGATATACTACCAGATATGTTCAGAGCGTATCCGATTTTCTTGCCGCCAGCAGATCAGCCGGCAAGTATCTGCTCTGCATTTCACAGGGAGCCGCAAGCGTAGGGGCGATCACAGTCGTTGGGATGTTTGAGATGTATTATCAGGCCGGCTTTACCGGCTCCTGGTGGACGATGATTACCTCGCCGCTGCTTTTGCTGATAACCGTTTCAGGCTGGGTGACATACAGATTTCGAGAGACAAGGGCATATACCGTTGCCGAGTTGTTTGAACGCAGATACAGCAGGGGGGTCAGGATTTTTGCCGGCATGTTGGGGTGGTTCTCAGGAATACTCAACTTCGGTATCTTTCCCGCGGTGGGAGCCCGTTTTCTGATCCATTTCTGCGGCCTGCCTACTGAGATACCCTATCTGCCGATAGATACTTTTCCTTTAATAATGCTTATACTTCTGTCTGTCGGGCTGCTTTTTGTCTTCACAGGCGGCCAGGTGACTATTATGGTAACAGATTTTGTTCAGGGGCTTTTTACCAATATAGTTCTCATTATAATGGCGGGGTTTTTCTTCTACAGGTTCAACTGGGATATTGTTTTTGATACGCTAAAGGATGCCCCGGTTGATTCGTCCATGATAAATCCATTCAAAACCGAGAAAATCAAAGATTTCAACCCTTCTTTCTTTATAATAACCGCTGTCTCACTGTTTTATGTAAGAAACGCCTGGCAGGGGGCTCAAGGCTACGCGGCTTCTGCGAAAAATGCTCATGAGGCAAAGCTCGGCAGTATGCTCGGCGAGTGGAGAGGGCTTATCTTAACGCTCTTGCTGATGATTCTGCCTGTTGGAGCTTATGTAGTGATGCATAATACCGCTTTTTCCAGTATTGCTGAGCCGGCAAGGGCGGCGCTTTCGAATATCAGCGATGATACGATAAGAAGACAGCTGACAGTTCCTGTAGTGCTCAGCAAATTGTTCCCAAGGGGTATAATGGGCCTGTTCGTTTCGGTTATGCTCATGGCATGTATCTCCACATACAGCACTTATCTTCATTCATGGGGCAGTATCTTTATCCAGGATATCATAATGCCGTTCCGCAGGGAGCCGTTCAGTAAAAAGCAGCACATGATTCTGCTGAAGTTTTCTGTTTTATTTGTCGCTGTCTTTGTGTTCCTATTCAGCCTTCTCTTCAGCCAGAAGGAATACATCCTGATGTTTTTATCCATCACTGCCTCAATATTTGTCGGCGGGGCGGGTTCTTTAATGATAGGCGGGCTGTACTGGAAAAGAGGTACCTCCGCAGGCGCGTACAGTGCACTTGTTATAGGCCTGGTTATTTCAATCGGCAGTATGGTTCTTCGCCAGATGTGGGTTCCTCAGATATATCCCTGGCTGGATAGTTCTGCCCCCGCACTTCTTGCAAATCTGAAATTTGTCATAGAGGGCGTCGCGGCCAGAATCCCAGGCGCCAACTGGGTAGTAGGCCCGGATGAGTTCCCCATAAACAGCCAGTGGATATTCTTCTTCACAATTCTCTCTGCAATAGCCGGTTACGTACTTGTGTCACTGATTGACGGGATTGTATTCAAACGTCCCGCTTATAACCTTGAGAAGCTGCTTCACAGGGGAGACTACGCCGTAAAAGATGACCATGCCCGAGGCGTAACTAAGCCGGCTGTCGGGATAAGGGCACTGCTGCCAAGCAGCGAGTTCAGTTTTTCTGATAAGCTCATATACTATTTTAAACTTTCGTGGTGTGCTGTGTGGTTTACAGTTTTTATAGCCGGCGTTATAATCAATCTTTCAACAGATGTCGCGATTGAATCATGGATGACTTTCTGGAAAATCCATGTAACTGTTATCGTAACTGTCGGCATAGGTACAACCATCTGGTTCTGCGTAGGAGGAATCAAAGACCTCGGGCACTTATTCTCAACGCTTAAAGAGCTCAAAAGAGACGAGTCTGACACGGGCTTTGTCTCAAGGTCCGCCAAGCAATAG
- a CDS encoding Gfo/Idh/MocA family protein, with protein MKVAIAGLGSMGIKTILHLRKSPHVTRIAGYDIDRDKLDAARTEHGIDVCENYEDILDDDDVKLVYVKASNDAHKELTVKALEAGKAVMCEKPMALSLEDAEEMVLTAERLGGFLQIGFELRYSKMFVKIKEWIDQGLLGDVVCTHCQYICSEFHGKKSWRNYESNGGSMFGEKLSHYVDLPRWWIGDKVEKVISMCAPNVIPYYEVKDNYQTTYSFSNGAVSHLSFMMAVAPTMDRDPLQNLISVHMGDGHENRYIIEGTKGAASTSIFDRQIRRWEFGDSDFCMTSELVEEITWDSKYDDKYVHNLEDQDIDIAQRVALGKPPMTDARDSFETMKLVFAAEESANTSDIVRLDDLVPVQSKF; from the coding sequence ATGAAAGTTGCAATAGCAGGATTGGGAAGCATGGGCATTAAAACTATTCTCCATTTAAGGAAGTCTCCCCATGTAACTCGTATTGCTGGTTATGATATTGACCGTGATAAACTTGACGCGGCACGTACTGAACACGGCATAGATGTATGTGAAAACTATGAGGATATTCTTGACGATGATGATGTTAAACTTGTTTATGTCAAGGCCTCCAACGATGCTCACAAAGAGCTTACGGTAAAAGCCCTTGAGGCCGGTAAAGCCGTAATGTGTGAAAAACCGATGGCTTTATCGCTGGAGGATGCCGAAGAGATGGTTCTTACGGCTGAACGGCTCGGCGGCTTTCTGCAGATAGGCTTTGAGCTTAGATACTCCAAGATGTTTGTTAAAATCAAAGAATGGATTGACCAGGGCCTTCTGGGAGATGTTGTATGCACCCACTGCCAGTATATATGCAGCGAGTTCCACGGCAAAAAGTCATGGAGAAACTATGAGTCCAACGGGGGGAGCATGTTCGGCGAGAAACTCTCTCATTACGTTGATCTGCCCAGATGGTGGATCGGTGATAAGGTTGAGAAGGTAATCTCAATGTGTGCCCCCAACGTAATACCCTATTACGAGGTAAAGGACAATTACCAGACCACTTACAGCTTCTCCAACGGTGCGGTAAGCCATTTGAGTTTTATGATGGCTGTTGCACCCACAATGGACAGGGATCCGCTGCAGAACCTTATAAGCGTTCACATGGGAGACGGCCACGAAAACCGCTACATTATCGAAGGTACCAAAGGCGCGGCATCAACAAGCATCTTTGACAGGCAGATTCGCCGCTGGGAGTTTGGTGATTCAGACTTCTGCATGACAAGTGAGCTGGTCGAGGAAATTACCTGGGATTCCAAATACGATGACAAATACGTCCATAATCTTGAGGACCAGGACATTGATATCGCCCAGAGGGTTGCCCTTGGCAAACCGCCGATGACCGATGCCCGTGATTCCTTTGAGACAATGAAACTTGTTTTTGCCGCGGAAGAATCTGCCAATACTTCTGATATTGTCCGCCTGGACGATTTAGTCCCCGTGCAGTCAAAGTTTTAA
- a CDS encoding DUF6259 domain-containing protein: MSAKLKIYISVLCLLAAASAYCGSVWTLDSTDAQLWSARPTWLGTPSRDYTHNTVEGVRFTVNELLRGMKWVHYPAIEIDPEIPHYLKIVYKAHNIRVYQDYGFLVDSSGQNLATIELSDIIDDGCRHCEIIEMPPDARINTIAVQCQSDKSGAYMEIVSLSVFDSMPEKNVSDEVELSPGASDPLYSFVPFETNQTAASWLELAGYSQDFESAQVTVSGVPFNVSGNPLSVFATALEDTETLNVDINDSPGAVYVLMGARFTGEEWASIGYGDRNNIAQPDQMRLELVYSDGSVERCLPARVQSGIHRISKGLGVYYINTRPGGQVESIRFIDNIRNGQLAVFAVTSGPAMPEKSEPGRTSPQKSFDAASGPLNVSNDKLAISYDSGGQVYSIANKLTNTQWLSSACSIYQVEEVEGLPQAELTANALPSGQIGFTLKLTNNTSRKVRCNVKFPVISNINPGGDSTSLGYCFPLRSPIINNENTYIRGDYSGYVPFQFIDVFYPGSGGLYINTNDSENWAKNFWLDKLNEIEMGCEYVELELGADSELVLPQAIIGAHTGDWHSALEEYKETMHEWYSPAAPRKQWFREVFNFRQQFLHFGWPVETGAFNKETKELCLWEMVQADIEAFGGVDYLHLFDWGWTPSYEMYGDYAPWSYLGGHEQFRSEIQSLQNNDIPVGLYFQGYLTSLNSMISRSKGREFQILNADGFNIDAFGSRYKMCPLSKGWQDHLLCSVLNANDLLGINGVYLDSFGFGPSSYKCYNPLHHHPLPSNPARAEAVLTKIIRTSRLPRESVVYTESMPVDVGTQYQDGSFTTAIRQTRFQDSYGYLSIGRFILPEFKMFEILVVDRPIMDDFEGVKLVFYNGQGIWLMGGAGEWFSPELRVVIQKCHSILTQHSDAFTSDSPVPLVPTLDPELYCNFFPSEDKHVWTFFNSGFEHIRGEALEVEHIDGSTYYDLWNERPITPRIEGNKAFINLNIGPRDVGCIVRNF, encoded by the coding sequence TTGTCTGCAAAACTGAAAATATATATAAGTGTTTTATGTCTATTGGCCGCGGCTTCTGCGTACTGCGGCAGTGTCTGGACGCTTGACAGCACAGACGCTCAATTGTGGAGTGCCCGTCCCACATGGCTTGGCACTCCTTCACGGGATTATACGCATAACACCGTTGAAGGCGTCCGTTTTACTGTCAATGAGCTGCTCAGGGGCATGAAGTGGGTGCATTATCCGGCAATAGAGATTGATCCTGAAATTCCTCACTATCTCAAAATTGTTTATAAAGCCCATAATATACGTGTTTATCAGGATTATGGGTTTTTGGTTGACTCATCAGGGCAAAATCTTGCCACAATTGAACTCAGCGATATCATCGATGATGGATGCCGGCATTGTGAGATAATAGAAATGCCCCCTGACGCCAGGATAAATACAATCGCTGTCCAGTGTCAATCGGATAAGTCCGGGGCATACATGGAAATTGTATCGCTTTCTGTCTTTGACAGTATGCCTGAAAAAAATGTCTCTGATGAAGTAGAGTTGTCGCCGGGCGCAAGCGATCCTTTGTACAGTTTTGTTCCATTTGAAACAAATCAGACTGCCGCTTCCTGGCTTGAGCTTGCAGGTTACTCTCAAGACTTTGAATCTGCTCAGGTTACAGTGTCGGGCGTTCCGTTTAACGTTTCAGGAAATCCTCTGAGTGTGTTTGCAACCGCCCTTGAAGATACGGAAACTCTGAATGTAGATATAAATGACAGCCCTGGGGCGGTATATGTCCTGATGGGCGCGAGATTTACTGGTGAAGAATGGGCGTCTATCGGCTACGGAGATAGAAATAATATTGCCCAGCCCGATCAGATGAGGCTGGAACTGGTATATTCTGACGGCAGCGTTGAGAGGTGCCTTCCTGCCAGAGTCCAGTCGGGCATCCACCGGATCAGCAAGGGGCTGGGCGTATATTACATCAATACCCGCCCCGGCGGCCAGGTTGAGAGCATAAGGTTTATCGATAACATAAGAAATGGCCAGCTGGCAGTCTTTGCCGTTACGAGCGGGCCTGCAATGCCGGAAAAATCAGAGCCGGGCCGTACATCACCGCAGAAGTCATTTGACGCCGCGTCCGGGCCGCTCAATGTTTCCAATGACAAATTAGCAATCAGCTACGACAGTGGCGGGCAGGTATATTCAATAGCCAACAAGCTGACAAATACTCAGTGGCTCTCGTCGGCGTGCAGTATATACCAGGTTGAGGAAGTTGAGGGGCTGCCTCAGGCAGAATTAACTGCAAACGCTCTGCCCTCAGGGCAGATAGGCTTTACTCTTAAACTGACTAATAATACATCACGTAAAGTCCGCTGCAATGTTAAATTTCCCGTTATTTCCAATATCAATCCCGGCGGCGACAGCACTTCTCTTGGGTATTGCTTCCCTTTAAGAAGTCCCATAATCAACAACGAAAACACCTATATAAGAGGTGATTATTCGGGTTATGTACCTTTTCAGTTTATAGATGTATTCTATCCCGGGTCCGGAGGGCTTTACATAAATACTAATGATTCAGAGAATTGGGCTAAAAATTTCTGGCTTGATAAACTGAATGAAATCGAGATGGGCTGCGAATACGTTGAGCTTGAGCTTGGAGCTGATTCCGAGCTTGTTCTGCCGCAGGCAATTATAGGCGCTCACACCGGCGACTGGCATAGTGCATTGGAAGAGTACAAAGAAACCATGCACGAGTGGTACAGTCCGGCAGCCCCTCGCAAACAGTGGTTTAGAGAGGTGTTCAACTTCCGCCAGCAGTTTTTGCATTTCGGCTGGCCGGTCGAGACTGGTGCTTTCAATAAAGAGACCAAAGAGCTCTGCCTCTGGGAAATGGTTCAGGCTGATATAGAGGCATTTGGCGGTGTGGATTATCTTCATCTTTTTGACTGGGGCTGGACACCATCTTATGAGATGTACGGTGATTATGCTCCCTGGTCTTATCTGGGCGGCCACGAGCAATTCCGCTCTGAGATTCAGTCGCTGCAGAATAATGATATACCTGTGGGGCTGTATTTTCAGGGATACCTGACAAGCCTCAATTCAATGATTTCCAGATCAAAGGGCAGAGAATTTCAGATTCTAAACGCTGACGGGTTCAATATTGATGCCTTTGGAAGCCGCTACAAGATGTGTCCGCTGTCTAAAGGCTGGCAGGACCATCTCTTGTGCAGTGTTCTCAACGCCAATGACCTTCTGGGCATTAACGGGGTTTACCTCGATTCTTTCGGGTTTGGCCCTTCGAGTTATAAATGCTACAACCCGCTTCATCACCACCCATTACCGTCAAATCCGGCGAGGGCGGAGGCAGTCTTGACTAAAATAATCAGAACCAGCAGGCTGCCGCGTGAGTCGGTAGTCTATACCGAATCAATGCCGGTTGATGTAGGAACACAGTATCAGGACGGCAGCTTTACTACCGCAATCCGGCAGACTCGTTTTCAAGATTCGTACGGTTATCTAAGCATCGGCCGGTTTATATTGCCCGAATTCAAGATGTTTGAGATTCTGGTTGTTGACAGGCCCATTATGGACGATTTCGAAGGTGTCAAGCTCGTTTTCTACAACGGCCAGGGCATCTGGCTTATGGGCGGCGCCGGCGAGTGGTTTTCTCCAGAGCTTCGGGTTGTTATACAGAAATGTCATTCTATTTTGACTCAGCACAGTGATGCGTTTACTTCCGATTCGCCGGTGCCTCTTGTTCCGACGCTTGATCCGGAACTGTACTGCAACTTCTTTCCGTCAGAAGATAAGCACGTCTGGACTTTCTTTAACAGCGGTTTTGAGCATATTCGCGGTGAAGCCCTGGAGGTTGAGCACATTGACGGCAGTACATATTATGACCTCTGGAACGAGCGGCCGATTACGCCGCGTATCGAAGGAAACAAGGCATTTATCAATCTCAACATAGGCCCGCGAGATGTCGGCTGTATTGTTAGAAATTTTTAG